One window of the Osmerus mordax isolate fOsmMor3 chromosome 2, fOsmMor3.pri, whole genome shotgun sequence genome contains the following:
- the LOC136965849 gene encoding vang-like protein 1 has translation MDTESTHSGYSHSSRSNRSNRHGERSRERRKPSSKDSSRSERSVTINPPDTPSQTTPTHNSEPLPGDSTAAPGEETQDENWGETTTAVTGTSELSLSQEEVVGLGKETEDDRGQAFQRYAPLALGLSLVLLVVASPLAFLVLPALLWPDRLHACGSACEGLFLSVSFKLLILLLAVWALFLRPAHASLPRVCAFKALLATLTLLLILSYWLFYGVRILDAQDEDYQGIVQFAVSLVDSLLFLHYLAIVLLEIRQLQPCYSVCVIRSTDGETRHYNLGRLSIQKAALSLLEFYYRDFPLHNPAVLSASKHRTAKHLAGLKIYSVEGAAGSQSGGAQSRAMITAAARRRDASHNELYYEEADHERRVRKRRARLVVAVEEAFTHVRRLRQEEKRASPSEVMDVREAALAIFPSMARALQKYLRATRRQHCHSMDSIQRHLAFCLTHNMSPKAFLEAYLAPGPTLQYGSERWMAGQWTLVSDAAVTSGLKDGTEFLLRCLDFSLAITVKTIPYIRLTEEYIDPKSHKFTLLLQSETSV, from the exons ATGGACACCGAGTCCACTCACTCTGGGTATTCCCACTCCAGTCGCTCCAACAGGTCCAACCGGCATGG CGAGCGCAGTAGAGAGCGCCGTAAGCCCAGCAGTAAGGACAGCAGTCGTTCTGAGCGCTCTGTCACCATCAACCCCCCGGACACGCCCTCTCAGACCACGCCCACGCAcaactctgagcccctcccaggCGACTCAACAGCAGCCCCAGGAGAAGAGACTCAG gATGAGAACTGGGGGGAAACCACCACGGCCGTGACCGGGACGTCAGAGCTGAGTCTGTCCCAGGAGGAGGTTGTGGGTCTAGGGAAGGAAACTGAGGATGACCGAGGGCAGGCCTTTCAGCGCTATGCTCCCCTGGCCCTGGGCCTCTCTCTTGTGCTGCTGGTTGTAgcctcccccctggccttcCTGGTGCTCCCGGCTCTGCTGTGGCCCGACAGGCTTCATGCCTGTGGCTCAGCCTGTGAGGgtctcttcctctccgtctccttCAAGCTGCTCATCCTGCTCCTGGCTGTTTGGGCCCTGTTCCTGCGGCCAGCGCACGCCAGCCTGCCACGCGTGTGCGCTTTCAAAGCACTTCTTGCCACCCTCACGCTCTTGCTCATCCTCTCCTACTGGCTCTTCTACGGTGTACGCATCCTGGACGCGCAA gatgaGGACTACCAGGGAATTGTCCAGTTTGCTGTGTCTCTGGTGGACTCCCTGCTGTTCCTCCACTACCTGGCTATTGTGCTGCTGGAAATCAGGCAGCTGCAGCCGTGTTACAGCGTGTGTGTCATCCGCTCCACCGATGGGGAGACCCGCCACTACAACCTTGGACGGCTCAG tatTCAGAAGGCAGCTCTGTCCCTCCTGGAGTTCTACTACCGGGATTTCCCTCTCCACAACCCCGCTGTTCTTTCTGCCTCTAAGCACCGCACTGCCAAACACCTGGCCGGCCTCAAGATCTACTCTGTTGAAGGT GCAGCGGGCTCGCAGTCCGGGGGGGCGCAGTCGCGTGCCATGATCACGGCAGCAGCCAGACGAAGAGATGCCAGCCACAACGAGCTGTACTACGAAGAGGCCGACCACGAGAGACGAGTACGGAAACGTCGAGccag ACTGGTGGTGGCAGTGGAGGAGGCGTTTACGCACGTCCGCCGCCTGCGTCAGGAAGAAAAGCGGGCGTCGCCCTCTGAGGTGATGGACGTGCGGGAGGCTGCCCTTGCCATCTTCCCCTCCATGGCCCGCGCCCTGCAGAAGTATCTCCGCGCCACCAGGAGACAGCACTGCCACAGCATGGACAGCATCCAAAGACACCTGGCTTTCTGCCTCACCCACAACATGAGCCCCAAG GCCTTTCTCGAAGCCTACCTAGCCCCAGGTCCGACCTTACAGTATGGATCAGAGCGCTGGATGGCTGGCCAGTGGACCTTGGTGAGTGATGCTGCGGTGACCAGCGGTCTGAAGGATGGGACGGAGTTCCTGCTGCGCTGTCTGGACTTCAGTCTGGCCATCACCGTCAAGACCATCCCATACATCCGTCTCACTGAGGAGTACATAGACCCCAAGTCCCACAAGTTCACTCTGCTGCTCCAATCAGAAACTTCTGTCTGA